From Pedosphaera parvula Ellin514:
AGTCGTGAAGGTTAGAAGGTCCGTTTTTCGGCCTTTTAACCAAGTTTCCAGCCTGGAAAGGGTTGCAACACGGCGAATAGGCGTTAAGTAAGACTATGGCCGTTTCAGCGCTGATTCGCAGCAAACTTAACGAATTGCCCCATAAGCCCGGCATCTACCTGATGAAGGATAGATTCGGTACGGTGATTTATGTGGGTAAAGCGCGAGATTTGCGCAAGCGAGTCAGCCAATATTTCCATCCTTCCCGCAAGATGGGTTGGGACCTCAAGTTCAAGGCGCTTACCGAAGCCATTTACGATTTGGATGTCCACGTGGTCCGTAGTGAGCCGGAAGCATTGCTGCTCGAAGGCAAGCTGATCAAGGAATTCCATCCGCGCTACAACATCAGCTTCAAGGATGATAAGCGATTCCTGATGCTGAAGGTCAACCTGAACGACCCCATTCCCCGGTTTACGCTAACCCGGTTCAAGCAGGATGACGGAGCGCGTTACTTCGGACCTTTCGCACATTCCTCCGCTTTGAAGAATACCCTGACGATGATACGTCGGCAGTTTCATTTGCGTGGGTGCCGACCGTTGACGCCCAACGAGCGGGATTACAAACATTGTCTCTATGGCAACCTGAAACATTGCACGGCTCCATGTATTGGGAATGTGACGCGGGAACAGTATCTGGCGCAAGTGCAGGCGGCGTGTGATTTTCTTTCCGGTCAAGGTGAGGAAATGCAGGAGCAGCTCGCCGAGGAGATGAAGAAAGCAGCGGCAGCGCAGGATTACGAGCGCGCGGCGATGTTGCGCGATGCCATTTCCGATTTGAGGCAGACCACGAAGAAAACCGTCAAGTTTGAGCGACTCCCATATAACCTCCCGCTGGCCATCGAGCCGCAACGGGATTTGGCTGAGTTGGGACAGGTCTTGGATTTGGCCGGGCCGCCGATGCGCATTGAAGGATTTGATATTTCCAACATCAGCGGCACGTTCGCAGTGTCTTCGTTGGTGAGTTTTAAGAATGGACGCCCTGATCGCTCGAACTACCGCAAGTTCAAGATGAAGTCGGTGGTGGGGCAGAATGATTTTGCCTGCATGGCGGAGACCATAAGGCGTCGCTACAGTCGATTGCTGCGCGAAGGAAAAGAAGCCCGAAAGGCAATGGAGGCAGCTTCAGCCAATGCAGTGCCGCAACCGTCAGAGAATGCATCGGAGGTTCAACCCGCATTGCCAGGCTCACCACTGCCGTCAAACCTGCCGGACTTGATTTTGATCGATGGTGGCAAGGGGCAATTGAATGCAGCCTGCGAGGAGTTGGAGAAACTCGGATTGAGCCAGATTCCCATCATCGGGCTGGCGAAGGAGTTTGAGGAGATTTATCGGCCGGGTCAGAGTGAACCGCTGCGTTTATCCCATGCTTCCGGGGCGCTGAAGTTGTTGCAACGGGTGCGCGATGAATCGCATCGATTGGCCAACACATATAATGCCGAACTGCGGTTGAAGAAAATTTCCGAGAGTATTTTGGATGAGTTCCCGAATATTGGGCAACGGCGCAAGGCGGATTTATTAAAGAAGTTTGGTTCCGTGCAGCGCTTGCGGATTGCGACCGTGGAGCAGATCGCGGAAGTGCCCGGGTTCGGCGGCAAGATGGCGGCGGAT
This genomic window contains:
- a CDS encoding excinuclease ABC subunit UvrC, with translation MAVSALIRSKLNELPHKPGIYLMKDRFGTVIYVGKARDLRKRVSQYFHPSRKMGWDLKFKALTEAIYDLDVHVVRSEPEALLLEGKLIKEFHPRYNISFKDDKRFLMLKVNLNDPIPRFTLTRFKQDDGARYFGPFAHSSALKNTLTMIRRQFHLRGCRPLTPNERDYKHCLYGNLKHCTAPCIGNVTREQYLAQVQAACDFLSGQGEEMQEQLAEEMKKAAAAQDYERAAMLRDAISDLRQTTKKTVKFERLPYNLPLAIEPQRDLAELGQVLDLAGPPMRIEGFDISNISGTFAVSSLVSFKNGRPDRSNYRKFKMKSVVGQNDFACMAETIRRRYSRLLREGKEARKAMEAASANAVPQPSENASEVQPALPGSPLPSNLPDLILIDGGKGQLNAACEELEKLGLSQIPIIGLAKEFEEIYRPGQSEPLRLSHASGALKLLQRVRDESHRLANTYNAELRLKKISESILDEFPNIGQRRKADLLKKFGSVQRLRIATVEQIAEVPGFGGKMAADLKAFLEARSSTPVLTTKEGEDGQEKPAETAQQKQPPEIDLQG